A single window of Eucalyptus grandis isolate ANBG69807.140 chromosome 1, ASM1654582v1, whole genome shotgun sequence DNA harbors:
- the LOC120296343 gene encoding myosin heavy chain, striated muscle-like codes for MIGKQKLELENVAFIQSKFSDMEDSLLSNIAENKNLKTQLQQTKESEKDLLAKLQQMEKAFEDEKPMMDEKVGLEKRLFEFEREYTSKLSEKEEEIVNLEAKLTKTLEEKHSQESADRGDEYLIKEIETLKEKVQELETDCNELTEENLDLLFKLKKLNNCLHVATDCRDGQKDNVVNGMLVANEKSNECLKMDAEDKGEEFGKESVEDGNKERKVKEMLLLKEEEINNLRECHTKLEALVSDLQKEKTELEEKLQIMQRESEVTAKCLTDVQNDLVVLSGSVDSHVSANKMLERESSEIGPENVALSMRIAEQEVQLSYLMDEMEATQLELERSRALCESLDDEISKLSFSSKKQKTQLEKEMKEMQNRWSEAQEECDHLKKERAQLQADVESLAEECNSLQELNGKLKMQNVELHEELRSCLSGCSTKVETLEENLSALLDDVTAKERTFKSEIDALLDENREQKERLAVGESILNQIYADKTTEVENLRKEIEHLTNQISDIHNERERIVSDAAEEISKLCADKAELELALCETRSELQRKDCELNQEIEHLTNQISDIHDERERIVSDAAEEISKLCADKAELELALRETQSELQRKDRELNEMQAQYERQVNDLIEELSASQEDRKALQATEQRLSKLLENHKSREEKLRTNINELELRLTVCEYDRQRLMDESTNMKAHVQQFENLHDQLSVLKIELTETKRDKEGSQSFAAISIQRMYRPEG; via the coding sequence ATGATCGGCAAGCAGAAACTTGAGTTGGAAAACGTTGCATTCATTCAGTCAAAGTTCAGTGATATGGAAGATTCGCTACTATCAAATATAGCAGAAAACAAGAATCTAAAGACCCAGTTGCAGCAAACCAAGGAATCAGAGAAGGATCTGCTAGCTAAGTTGCAACAGATGGAAAAGGCCTTTGAGGATGAAAAGCCTATGATGGATGAAAAAGTTGGTTTGGAAAAGAGGCTCTTTgaatttgagagagaatacaCAAGTAAATTATcagaaaaggaggaagaaattgTCAATCTAGAGGCCAAGCTAACCAAGACTCTTGAAGAAAAGCATTCTCAAGAATCTGCTGACAGAGGTGATGAGTATCTAATTAAAGAAATTGAGACCCTAAAAGAAAAGGTTCAGGAGCTGGAGACTGACTGCAATGAGCTTACAGAAGAAAACTTAGACCTATTATTCAAGCTAAAGAAATTGAACAACTGTCTTCACGTTGCAACCGACTGCAGAGATGGCCAGAAAGATAATGTAGTCAATGGAATGCTTGTTGCAAATGAAAAAAGCAATGAGTGCTTGAAGATGGATGCAGAGGACAAAGGTGAAGAATTTGGTAAGGAGTCGGTTGAGGACGGGAACAAGGAGCGAAAAGTCAAGGAGATGTTGCTTTTGAAAGAAGAGGAGATTAATAACCTGAGAGAATGCCATACTAAACTAGAAGCCCTGGTTTCAGATCTTCAGAAGGAAAAGACTGAGCTAGAGGAGAAGTTGCAAATTATGCAAAGAGAGAGTGAGGTAACCGCCAAATGCCTCACTGACGTGCAAAATGATTTGGTGGTTCTAAGTGGCAGCGTGGATTCCCATGTTTCCGCCAACAAAATGCTTGAGCGGGAATCTTCCGAGATAGGGCCAGAAAACGTAGCCTTGTCTATGCGCATAGCAGAACAGGAAGTCCAACTAAGCTATCTGATGGACGAGATGGAAGCAACCCAGTTGGAGCTGGAGAGATCGAGAGCACTGTGTGAGAGCCTCGATGATGAGATATCCAAGCTGAGCTTTTCAAGCAAGAAGCAGAAGACTCAgctagaaaaagaaatgaaggaaatgCAGAACCGCTGGTCAGAGGCTCAGGAAGAATGTGATcatcttaaaaaagaaagagcacaGTTACAAGCCGATGTCGAGAGTCTTGCCGAAGAATGCAACTCTCTTCAGGAATTAAATGGAAAGTTAAAGATGCAGAACGTGGAGCTGCATGAGGAATTAAGGAGCTGTCTAAGTGGTTGCTCCACGAAGGTTGAGACATTAGAAGAAAATCTCTCTGCCCTGCTTGATGatgtcacagcaaaagaaagaacatttaAATCGGAAATAGATGCACTTCTTGATGAAAACCGTGAACAGAAGGAGCGGCTTGCTGTGGGAGAGAGCATTTTAAATCAGATATATGCAGACAAAACCACTGAAGTCGAGAACCTCCGGAAGGAGATTGAACATTTGACTAATCAGATATCGGATATTCataatgaaagagagagaatagtgTCTGATGCTGCTGAAGAGATATCCAAATTATGTGCAGATAAAGCTGAACTGGAACTTGCCCTTTGTGAAACTCGATCTGAACTGCAAAGGAAAGATTGTGAATTGAATCAAGAGATAGAACATTTGACTAATCAGATATCAGATATCCatgatgaaagagagagaatagtgTCTGATGCTGCCGAAGAGATATCCAAATTATGTGCAGATAAAGCTGAACTGGAACTTGCTCTTCGCGAAACTCAATCTGAACTGCAAAGGAAAGATCGTGAGTTGAATGAGATGCAAGCACAGTATGAAAGACAAGTGAATGACCTGATAGAGGAACTGTCTGCTTCCCAAGAAGACCGGAAGGCACTGCAGGCTACTGAACAGAGATTGTCAAAGCTGTTGGAGAATCACAAATCGAGGGAAGAGAAATTAAGAACCAACATTAATGAACTTGAGCTGAGGCTTACTGTATGTGAATATGACCGCCAGAgactcatggatgaatccaccAACATGAAGGCCCATGTGCAACAATTCGAGAATCTACATGATCAACTTTCGGTTTTGAAAATTGAGCTCACTGAAACCAAACGTGATAAAGAGGGAAGCCAAAGCTTCGCTGCAATTAGTATCCAAAGAATGTACAGACCTGAAGGCTGA
- the LOC120288957 gene encoding uncharacterized protein LOC120288957, whose protein sequence is MFRLHRNRPAKSGERLDFKLSQFKALQVPKGWDKLFVSIISVETGKTIAKSSKALVRNGTCQWAETLAESVLVSRDDSSKELEDCLIKLVISMGSARSGILGEATINATNYISSSNSVPISIPLKKCNHGTVLQVSHNKMHISVLVLLRFDNSVRKKISGNCP, encoded by the exons ATGTTCAGATTGCACAGGAACAGACCTGCCAAATCAGGGGAGAGACTTGACTTCAAGCTCTCTCAGTTCAAAGCTCTCCAG GTACCAAAAGGATGGGACAAGCTCTTTGTTTCCATAATCTCTGTAGAAACGGGGAAAACAATTGCTAAGTCGAGCAAAGCATTAGTGCGAAATGGAACTTGTCAATGGGCCGAGACTCTCGCGGAATCTGTGTTGGTTTCACGTGATGATTCTTCCAAAGAGTTGGAAGACTGCCTTATCAAGCTTGTCATTTCCATG GGATCGGCGAGATCTGGCATCCTTGGAGAGGCAACAATCAATGCGACAAACTACATCAGTTCCAGCAATTCAGTCCCCATTTCAATCCCTCTGAAAAAGTGCAACCACGGAACAGTGTTACAAGTAAGTCATAATAAAATGCACATAtctgttcttgttcttctcAGATTTGACAATTCAGTGAGGAAAAAAATATCAGGCAATTGCCCGTAA
- the LOC104438876 gene encoding nicotinate N-methyltransferase 1, with the protein MADETSDARNAARLRILELANMISVPMSLNAVVRLGVPDALWQGGSNAPLSASEILARSPAAHAGDAENLQRLLRMLASHGVFEEHVAPAASSASSERRYSLTEVGKTLVTDAEGLSYAPYVLQHHQDALMRAWPLVHEAVLDPATEPFVKANGDTAYAHYGKNPEMNELMQRAMSGVSVPFMKAILDGYDGFSGVGRLVDVGGSAGDCLRMIMGKHTHVREGINFDLPEVVAKAPPIPGVTHVGGDMFKSIPAGDAIFMRWILTTWTDDECKQILENCFKALPAGGKLIACEPVLPQHSDDSHRTRALLEGDIFVMTIYRAKGKHRTEQEFQQLGLSTGFPRFQAFYIDHFYAVLEFQK; encoded by the exons ATGGCCGACGAGACCTCCGACGCCCGGAACGCGGCGAGGCTCCGCATCCTCGAGCTCGCCAACATGATCAGCGTCCCCATGTCCCTCAACGCCGTGGTCCGCCTCGGCGTCCCCGACGCCCTCTGGCAGGGCGGCTCCAACGCCCCCCTCTCCGCCTCCGAGATCCTCGCCCGCTCCCCCGCCGCCcacgccggcgacgccgagaaCCTCCAGAGGCTCCTCCGCATGCTCGCCAGCCACGGCGTCTTCGAGGAGCACGTCGcccccgccgcctcctccgcctcctccgagCGGAGGTACTCGCTCACCGAGGTCGGGAAGACCCTCGTCACCGACGCCGAGGGCCTGTCGTACGCCCCCTACGTGCTCCAGCACCACCAG GACGCGCTGATGAGGGCGTGGCCGCTGGTGCACGAGGCGGTGCTCGACCCCGCCACGGAGCCCTTCGTGAAGGCCAACGGCGACACCGCGTACGCCCACTACGGGAAGAACCCGGAGATGAACGAGCTGATGCAGCGGGCCATGTCGGGGGTGTCCGTGCCGTTCATGAAGGCGATACTGGACGGCTACGACGGGTTCTCTGGGGTGGGGAGGCTGGTCGACGTGGGCGGGAGCGCGGGGGACTGCCTCCGGATGATCATGGGGAAGCACACGCACGTCCGGGAAGGGATCAACTTCGACTTGCCCGAGGTCGTGGCCAAAGCGCCTCCCATTCCTG GGGTGACCCATGTTGGTGGCGACATGTTCAAGTCCATCCCTGCTGGTGATGCCATTTTCATGAGG TGGATACTGACGACATGGACGGACGACGAGTGCAAGCAGATACTGGAAAACTGCTTCAAGGCACTCCCTGCGGGAGGGAAGCTGATTGCCTGCGAGCCGGTGCTACCGCAGCACTCAGATGATAGCCACAGGACTCGAGCACTTCTTGAGGGCGACATCTTCGTGATGACCATCTACAGGGCCAAGGGCAAGCATAGGACTGAGCAGGAATTCCAGCAGCTCGGGCTCTCTACCGGCTTCCCTCGTTTCCAAGCATTTTACATCGATCACTTCTATGCTGTGCTAGAGTTCCAGAAGTGA
- the LOC104438867 gene encoding carotene epsilon-monooxygenase, chloroplastic yields the protein MENLHHRKIVPSPLCPLCKQEVEMLEHTLLLYPWTAKVWNSAPLHLQISRFGLTRFEDWICSIQQNPVTSGKFNHIAVVLWSIWKERNQFIFSHQNPRPQSTIARAEAFTESYRAINGKSKSKKETEHLSETWLPPPPGFVVDGFAKPVDAALASQAEAIAMDETLKFIESRRFLSPQVHSDCLSLVHTLKSSTELNWELQPIDRSWAAEARHRTILGQRTGRTFSIQIVYGFQSGSMSMSMLFLSSVQAPCPPRSPSAPLPLLSLSSPPPPRCLPLRPCSLRCSAEKNDSSSSSSSSSAEGPKPGGPNPSSWVSPDWLTSLARSLAAGAGDGSGIPVASAKLDDVSDLLGGALFLPLFKWMKEYGPIYRLAAGPRNFVVVSDPAIAKHVLRNYGKYAKGLVAEVSEFLFGSGFAIAEGPLWTARRRAVVPSLHKKYLSVMVDRVFCRCAERLVEKLQAAALDGTAVNMEENFSQLTLDAIGLSVFNYNFDSLTADSPVIDAVYTALKEAEARSTDLLPYWKVNFLCKIVPRQIKAEKAVAVIQKTVEELIAKCKEIVESEGERIDQEEYVNDADPSILRFLLASREEVSSLQLRDDLLSMLVAGHETTASVLTWTLYLLSKDDSSLKKAQEEVDRVLQGRPPTYEDIKKLKFLTCCINESLRLYPHPPVLIRRAMVSDVLPGNYKVDPGQDIMISVYNIHHSPQVWERAEEFVPERFYTEGPLPNETNTDFRFIPFSGGPRKCVGDQFAMLESIVALAVFLERMNFVLVPDQKISMTTGATIHTTNGLYMRVSRRQTAQALASSSSR from the exons ATGGAGAATTTGCACCACCGAAAGATTGTACCTTCTCCTCTATGCCCCCTCTGCAAGCAGGAAGTAGAAATGCTCGAGCACACACTTCTTCTCTACCCATGGACCGCCAAGGTCTGGAACTCAGCCCCCCTGCATCTACAGATCTCAAGATTCGGCCTTACCCGGTTCGAAGACTGGATCTGCAGCATACAACAGAATCCAGTTACCTCGGGCAAATTTAATCACATAGCGGTGGTGTTATGGAGCATTTGGAAGGAGCGAAATCAGTTCATTTTCAGCCATCAAAACCCGAGGCCGCAATCAACAATCGCTAGAGCAGAGGCGTTCACAGAAAGTTACAGAGCTATAAACGGTAAATCGAAAAGCAAGAAGGAAACTGAACACTTATCTGAAACGTGGCTTCCACCTCCTCCAG GCTTCGTGGTGGACGGATTTGCGAAGCCAGTCGATGCGGCTTTGGCTTCTCAAGCGGAGGCGATCGCAATGGACGAAACCCTAAAGTTCATCGAAAGCCGACGCTTTCTCTCTCCACAAGTACACTCTGACTGTTTATCTCTGGTGCACACGTTAAAGTCTTCGACTGAACTCAACTGGGAACTGCAACCAATT GATCGTTCCTGGGCCGCTGAGGCCCGTCATAGGACTATTTTGGGCCAGAGAACGGGCCGAACGTTCTCCATCCAGATTGTTTACGGTTTCCAGAGTGGGAGCATGAGCATGAGCATGCTGTTTCTTTCCAGCGTGCAG GCACCATGCCCGCCCCGCTCTCCCTCCgcgcctctccctctcctctccctctcctcgcCCCCTCCCCCGCGGTGCCTCCCCCTTCGCCCCTGCTCCCTCAGATGCTCCGCCGAGAAGaacgactcctcctcctcctcctcctcctcctccgccgaaGGCCCGAAACCCGGCGGCCCGAATCCCAGCTCCTGGGTCAGCCCCGACTGGCTCACCTCCCTCGCCCGCTCGCTGGCCGCTGGCGCCGGCGACGGCTCCGGGATCCCCGTCGCCAGCGCCAAGCTCGACGACGTGTCCGACCTCCTCGGCGGCGCCCTGTTCCTGCCGCTCTTCAAGTGGATGAAGGAGTACGGACCCATCTACCGCCTCGCGGCGGGTCCCAGGAACTTCGTGGTGGTCAGCGACCCCGCGATCGCGAAGCACGTGCTGAGGAATTACGGGAAGTATGCCAAGGGCTTGGTCGCGGAGGTGTCGGAGTTCCTGTTCGGGTCGGGTTTTGCCATCGCCGAAGGCCCGCTTTGGACG GCAAGGCGCAGAGCTGTTGTTCCATCTCTTCACAAGAAGTACTTGTCTGTGATGGTAGATAGGGTCTTTTGCAGATGTGCGGAGAGATTAGTGGAGAAGCTCCAAGCAGCTGCATTAGATGGCACTGCTGTAAATATGGAGGAAAACTTTTCTCAACTGACTCTTGATGCAATTGGTCTCTCTGTGTTCAACTACAATTTTGATTCACTAACTGCTGACAGCCCAGTTATCGATGCAGTTTACACTGCTTTGAAAGAGGCAGAAGCTCGCTCAACTGATTTGCTACCTTATTGGAAG GTGAACTTCCTCTGTAAAATAGTGCCAAGACAAATAAAAGCAGAAAAAGCTGTTGCTGTAATTCAGAAAACTGTGGAAGAGCTTATTGCAAAGTGCAAAGAGATAGTAGAGTCAGAAGGTGAAAGAATTGATCAAGAGGAATATGTGAATGACGCGGATCCAAGCATCCTTCGCTTTTTACTTGCTAGCAGAGAAGAG GTTTCAAGCCTGCAATTGCGAGACGACCTTTTGTCAATGTTAGTTGCTGGCCATGAGACTACTGCTTCGGTTCTGACTTGGACACTGTATCTTCTAAGTAAG GATGACTCCTCGCTGAAGAAAGCTCAGGAAGAAGTGGACAGAGTCTTACAAGGAAGGCCTCCTACATATGAAGACATAAAGAAACTAAAGTTCTTGACATGTTGCATAAACGAGTCATTGCGCTTGTATCCACATCCTCCT GTTTTGATAAGAAGAGCAATGGTTTCTGATGTCCTTCCAGGGAATTACAAGGTTGATCCGGGCCAAGATATAATGATATCCGTTTATAACATCCATCACTCTCCACAG GTCTGGGAGAGAGCAGAGGAGTTTGTGCCAGAGAGATTTTACACGGAAGGTCCACTGCCTAACGAAACTAATACCGATTTCAG ATTTATACCATTTAGTGGAGGACCACGTAAATGTGTTGGGGACCAGTTTGCGATGCTAGAATCTATAGTTGCTCTAGCAGTCTTCCTGGAGCGCATGAACTTTGTGCTGGTTCCCGATCAGAAGATCAGCATGACTACTGGAGCGACAATCCATACGACAAAT GGCTTGTACATGAGAGTCAGCCGACGGCAAACTGCACAAGCCTTAGCTTCATCTTCCTCCAGGTGA
- the LOC104438850 gene encoding protein DMR6-LIKE OXYGENASE 1 → MGAVKDQGETPTECQFQHGVKHLHESGLKRLPTKYILPIQDRPRSEPTEPSLKLPVVDLEQLRGPSRREAVASIANACERYGFFQVVNHGVTRGVAEGMVDAGRRFFGMPFEERAKYMSADMFAPVRCGTSFNQRKDNVFSWRDFLKLTCEPMPDVLAHWPASPADLRKVAATYAEETRDLFLVLMEAILEGLHGSNTEESKKMKTEEGDDVDDDDYEDILEKFKNGSQLMVVNCFPPCPEPDLTLGMPPHSDYGFLTLLLQDEVEGLQIQFQENWVTVEPIENGFVVNVGDHLEIFSNGKYKSVLHRVIVNSERSRMSVASLHSLPGKCMVRPSPKLINKTNPRRYKDTNFGSFLKYVSSREPKKKNFLETQKVTLENIEENP, encoded by the exons ATGGGCGCGGTCAAAGATCAGGGAGAAACACCGACGGAGTGCCAATTCCAACACGGCGTGAAGCATCTTCACGAGAGTGGCCTCAAAAGACTTCCCACCAAGTACATACTGCCCATCCAAGACCGGCCGAGATCTGAGCCCACTGAGCCGAGCCTGAAGCTCCCTGTCGTCGACCTCGAGCAGCTGCGGGGCCCCTCCCGTCGGGAGGCCGTCGCCTCCATCGCCAACGCGTGCGAGAGGTACGGCTTCTTCCAGGTGGTCAACCACGGGGTCACAAGGGGTGTGGCAGAGGGCATGGTGGATGCAGGGCGGAGATTCTTTGGGATGCCCTTCGAGGAGAGGGCCAAGTACATGTCGGCGGACATGTTCGCGCCGGTCCGCTGCGGGACGAGCTTCAACCAGCGGAAGGACAACGTGTTTAGCTGGAGGGATTTCCTGAAGCTGACGTGTGAGCCCATGCCGGACGTCCTTGCGCACTGGCCTGCTTCCCCTGCTGACCTGAG GAAAGTGGCGGCTACCTACGCGGAAGAGACCCGAGACTTGTTTCTGGTGCTGATGGAGGCCATCTTGGAAGGCCTACATGGGTCGAATACAGAGGAGAGCAAGAAGATGAAAACAGAAGAAGGAGATGACGTTGATGACGATGATTATGAGGATATCTTGGAGAAGTTCAAAAATGGCAGCCAGCTCATGGTGGTGAACTGCTTCCCTCCATGCCCGGAGCCTGATCTGACCCTCGGGATGCCACCGCACTCCGACTACGGCTTCCTCACCCTACTCCTCCAAGATGAAGTCGAAGGCCTGCAGATTCAGTTCCAGGAGAACTGGGTCACCGTGGAGCCCATCGAGAACGGGTTCGTCGTCAACGTGGGTGACCATTTGGAG ATTTTCAGCAACGGAAAGTACAAGAGTGTTCTGCACAGAGTCATCGTGAATTCTGAGAGATCTCGAATGTCAGTGGCTTCCTTGCATAGCCTTCCTGGCAAGTGTATGGTGAGGCCCTCACCGAAGCTCATCAACAAAACTAACCCGCGGCGCTACAAGGACACCAACTTCGGGAGCTTTCTCAAGTACGTATCGTCTCGCGAGCCtaagaagaagaatttcttgGAGACCCAAAAGGTGACCTTGGAAAATATAGAAGAGAATCCCTAG